aaattatttttaattttatgctaAAATAGAATCACCcgaatattttttatccaaagtatctaaatttaTCCGATTTATccattattttttctgaaattttaaaaaacatcaTTTTACCCTAATTACTCTAagttattcaaaaaaaagaagaaccgGGCCATAGTCAAATTGAACACgaaattttaatggttttccaaaccaaaccggaaaccaaattaaccaaaccaaaatcaaatacaaattcataaataaccgaacaattcttatatttctacccaaaagatgaattttcatactatttttttatccaaaatatttaaaattattttaattttctgctAGAATAGAATCACTCGATAACTCTTTagctaaaatatctatatttatctGAATTATCCGTTATTTTTCCAAAATTCGATCATTTTTACCCCAATTACtctaaattatctaaaaacaagAACCGGACCATAGTCGAAttgaactcaaaattttaacgGGTTCTTAACATTGTCattcgaaccaaaccgaaaactaagttaaccaaaccaaaatcaaatccaaatttataaataaccgAACGATTCTTATATTTCTTGAATCGAGAAATGAAAATCAAACTGGAATGaatctgaaaaagaaaatacaaattagaaccaaaccgaaaaccaaatgCGTACAAACATATTAGTGAGCAAATAAATAGAGTAATAAATATGTCAACAAAAATAATTCCGCGCTTTTTAAGCGCGGGTCCAAATCTAGTTTGTGGTTAAAAGTTTATCTAGCTTACTATAAAGTTCCAAGAGAAGCAATctaacggaaaaaaaaaaacttcagaatttgattttttaaaaaaataatggttAGATCAGAACCGTTAAAATCCTTTTCTTTCCCTCTAATAAGGTTATTTTCTGGTTTGATTCTCTTTCCAATTGTTGTTTGCTTCACGATAATAAACGCTCTATTCTATCTTCTCATCAGAAAGCTAAAGACCATCCCCATCACTTAACAATTAATGTTGCCTAAAAATAATCGAGAGGGGCAAGAACAATCACAATATCTCAAATCATATTCTTTGAGAAACTCACTAGAAACACTTTTGCACATGTTTACATCTATAAATGGTTCAgggatattttgtttaaatttaaattacaaactTTAATCACATCAACaacattattttcataattgtaAGTATCTTCAAAAGTATATACAGTGTGGGGTTGCCCTAAGTGTATGGTGTGCTATGACCTATTTTGTATTCACAATGTCGTAATCGCTCTCAACATAGGCATTTTATCGTTATTTGTTTCATTCCATGTTGATATGACTAATGTGTGACACATTGACATAAACAAATGCATCCAAAAGACAATATAATATTTGAGTTTTTGGGGAACTTAACCACCTGATCAAGAAAATGTCCAAATATCTTTACttatataacaaacaaaaattgaagAGGGTGACAAATTAAGTGGTAATGCCAATTTTGCCTTTATTTTAATGTGAACTTTGCTGGAGATGGAAGTTTGCTTTTCATTTCAGAAATCCACAATATATCACCATGACTCATAAAGAATACAAGTTGTCTTGCTTCATATAACTTACATCCGGGGTCTACTTGAAAACCATCATTGAATCACTATGTATTGTGTTGGGTTACGATTTAGCATGAACGCAGCTTAACAAGCACAATAGAACAAGTGTCTAAGAATGCATTTATTCCGCACAATCATACGGGACAGAAATTTTTAGGACGCTCATTTTGATTCCTCCACATTAGTGCTGTCACATTAAACCTGTCATAGGCAACATCTCCAGTATATACACAATGAATAGAGCCTGCAGGTTGatctttaattttcaaaagagtTTGCGTTTTGGTGTTGACACAGTTATTACGGATCTGAAATTTagcaaaaaatgttaaaacccTTGTAATATGTGTAGGAAATTAACCACCAAGTTGAAACAACAAAAAGGAGAAAACATCGACTATGCCCTTTGAGAGAGATTACAAAACCGATACTAGCCATTGTTTTGCTTAAGCTTGCCACAGACTCTgaatcttttattatatatgaaaagttGGAAATTAATAAACAACATAATGATAATTTGATAGTAGTAATCAAATAGATATGTTTAAATTACACTTGCACATTGGACATCGTGTGTCAAGTATATATACTGAAAAATATTACTTCCTTTGATTATATTCTGGAATCTAACGCCATGATCGTGCTAAGGTTCATGGGGTTCATGTACTCAACCGAACCAGTCATGATCTGTTGGACGATGAGTCGGGTAGCTTTCTCAGTCGGGTGGAAAGGGTCCCAAAATGCATAGGCGTTACGGTCTGGACATAAGCTTGACAACGGGGTGCAAACACCTTGCCCGTTGTATGCCCCTTGTCCGCAGCACGCTACCTTGGATGTCACGAAACCTATGAAATTTAATCGAATTAGGTCAGAAAAGTAATTCTTGgccattaacaaaaaaaaaatggcagAAGATACAAACTTGCAGAATAGCATAACGGATGAATATAAGTCGTAATTTCAAAAGTAACAATGGTAgaataatttcaaaatcattGAAGGAGTACTCACCAAATCTCTGGGGGTTGTTTATGAAATCTGCATTCATATTGAACGCATTAGTCCCAATGAAAACATCAGAACCGATTTCGCGGTTAAGTCCTTGAAGCATTTGATCCAAAAGCGGATTAAATATGGCTGCAGCCTGTTGTGCCTCGGGAGCACATTCTCCGTTTGCGCTTCTAGATGAAGCAAGCTCTGCCGGTACGCAACCCAACGGTCCTGTTCCTGTAACCATGACCCTCCTCGCTCCCAACTCATACAGTCTCTGTATCACCAAATAAGAGTCAAAAGCATAAGAACATACAGTAATACCCTAAGTCTAGCGTGTAAaccaagaaatatatatatatatatatatatgtataccatGAGTATTTTCCTGTATTCGGAGATGAGAAGCTGGCTAAATTCGCTGAGAGATGACTGTCGACCTCTAGCAGAGAATGGCAAGAAGTAGTTGTTGACGAAATCGTTGCCACCAAGAGTCATGAGGACTAAAGCTCCATTTACAAGCTGTTGTGTTTTGTCTGAACCTATAATCTCACTCACTCTCTCTTGATACTCTTGGAACAGCTCGAATTGCCTACCGATCCTTAGTATGTTCAACTACATTATTTATCCAcatcaagaaaaatatatattagatttggTTTTAACCATATATAGTGTTCTTTTATTGTCCAGAGGAAAAACAAAGTAAGCATTTCAACTCTAAAATATACGTACTGTAtattgaaagaaagaaaatggaAACATAGTCTTGGAGtttaatgttttattgtttCTAAGATTAGAAAAAAGACTAAAAACGGTTTAGtttaatgaaacaaaaaaaataactaaagtcGGATTAATGAATCACATGATAAAATTGGTCGGAGAAAATGTCTCTTTTTGGTTATTAATTAAACATAAGCAGAGGAGATCTGACTATCGGAAttctgaatatatattaaattggaaaggaactatttttattttcattctcTACATTCCtctttgattatattttaataatgtttgAACAAAATTAATCATATTTGAATCTTTATTTTCAGGAAAAGTACCAGCTAATACTATCATGGAATAATACTATGAAAACGAGTTTTGTCTTCAGCTCATAATACttcattttaaaatgaaattaagaGATTATTTCGATATAAAGAATAATGTGACAGATGACTTACAAACTGAACACCGGTGTCGTTGAGAATTCCGATGCCGGCAGAGGCAAAATTAGCTCCGATCAATAACTTCTCTCCAGTGAGCTCAGGGCTAAGGATTGGTAGCGTTGGCTCGGATCCAATTTGCTCACCTAAACCCCAAGCAAAAATCACTCTTAATAGCtctaaaatattgaaataaaataaatgtaaaaatggCCTCATACTGATGATGTCAGGGAGGTTCAAGCCGTTGGAGAAACGCCCCGTTGGACGACCAGTCGGATAATCGATTCCGTACGGCGGAGAGTCGGCACGAGCGGTGGTGACTAAGTAATTGTTATTACCACTGTCCACGAGTGAGTCGCCAAAGACGTAGAACGCTCGAGCCGCGTTTGTTTTTTGCGGCATAAGAAATAGCATTCCCCATAACGCGGTGGACAGAAATATGGATGTTAGAAGAGTGGACATTATGTGAAGTGATACTTCGTAATATATGAAAAGTGTAAAAGAAGATTAGTCTCTTCGTTTGTTATATACAACGGAAAATTGTATTAATGGTTAACTTTTTTTGGTGTATGTAATAAATGTTATGTTGTTGTCGGTTGATCTActtaagagaaaacaaagcTGTTCTAATTAAAGAGATAACATGTGGAATGCAAAACTAAATCAATAGGTAAGAATAGTATTTGATGCACTGTTGTCGGATTTAAGTTCGAATCCAGTACTTTTGTTGGGAGATATATAGATGAATCACGTTATGTTGAGCAAATAACGTATATGCTATGAGAGGATGATCTTGAATtataatgaaattatttatagtaaCGTTTTAGCTTAAAGTAAACCAAACAAAACGTTGATCTGCCAAATAAACCCGAAGATCAATATTCTATTGCTGTAATGTTGTTGCATAACAGCAACTTCAAtagtaataatataatatcttaccatagaattttaaatatatatatatatatatatatattagtatttaattGTGGGTATTTTAAAGTTACGGCGACTTTTATagtaataatacaatatattaccATAGAATTTACcatagaattttaaatattatatatatatatatatatatatatatatatatatattagtatttaattGTGAGTATTTTAAAGTTACAGATAACTCAACCGAccttaaatattaatatttgtatataatatatatgtaatttagaATCCAATGATAAAATATCACCATTAAAAAGTTGCTCTAATATCTAACCTACATCTTATAAGGTTGTGCTAATTAATGGTTATAGCCAACAAGTTTATAAAGTCGCAAATCTTTAGCTATAAGATGGACCAATCAAACACTTATCTCAGACCTAACCAAAACTGAAGTCCGATCAAACCAAAAACATAGCCAGGTCAACAATAATAAATGATTAGCTGGCATCAAAAGTATATAACGACCACAAATTTAGATATTGGAGTATGTAATATGATGAATACaacataaatttagatattGGAGTATGTAACATGATGAATACAACATAGAAGTCTTCAACCTCTAGGACCGATATATTTGATGAGAGGTCTCAGCGGCGTCCAGTGATCATACCAGAAGCTAGCTTTTTGTCCATTACCAACCTGGCATCTTAAGAACCTTTCAGCAAGACTGCGAAGCTTCAGAAGAGATTTTCCATATCCAAGATCCCTGATTTG
This sequence is a window from Raphanus sativus cultivar WK10039 unplaced genomic scaffold, ASM80110v3 Scaffold0281, whole genome shotgun sequence. Protein-coding genes within it:
- the LOC108839661 gene encoding GDSL esterase/lipase At4g28780, which codes for MSTLLTSIFLSTALWGMLFLMPQKTNAARAFYVFGDSLVDSGNNNYLVTTARADSPPYGIDYPTGRPTGRFSNGLNLPDIISEQIGSEPTLPILSPELTGEKLLIGANFASAGIGILNDTGVQFLNILRIGRQFELFQEYQERVSEIIGSDKTQQLVNGALVLMTLGGNDFVNNYFLPFSARGRQSSLSEFSQLLISEYRKILMRLYELGARRVMVTGTGPLGCVPAELASSRSANGECAPEAQQAAAIFNPLLDQMLQGLNREIGSDVFIGTNAFNMNADFINNPQRFGFVTSKVACCGQGAYNGQGVCTPLSSLCPDRNAYAFWDPFHPTEKATRLIVQQIMTGSVEYMNPMNLSTIMALDSRI